Proteins encoded by one window of Nasonia vitripennis strain AsymCx chromosome 5, Nvit_psr_1.1, whole genome shotgun sequence:
- the LOC100677869 gene encoding zinc finger HIT domain-containing protein 2 isoform X2 — translation MLKTQQCDPQMKQKTLDMLQRMHDNEQNDDDVLRHILDNEDEIEEFDEEVELDSDDDDIEPLGKRIENIDLDDTDQLWSALTASERQEFEALVKSGEAKKLLPLWKPWWTYTAEKKLIEDLSEKSECEKAYKNDCPKIVCVPALKSTSKASPFIRFNIINAVYAYAYTALYFNNEHHSTPLDAVYVFLRTCDTMRINRVYQESLSAIENVLLEITNNQELSGDQDTVLATKEAGDAILSGPEEDNRSFYLLAALSDLHQLMSGAKKEILADKSKSSIRKFKNKFQSNIDLGPTVVTKKSLALIVLKIEFYIAWLKLQSPTYDITDGKKM, via the exons ATGTTGAAAACTCAACAATGTGACCCCCAAATGAAACAAAAGACCTTGGACATGCTCCAAAGGATGCACGATAATGAACAGAACGATGACGATGTATTGAGACATATTTTGGATAATGAAGATGAAATTGAAGAATTTGATGAAGAAGTTGAACTTGAttctgatgatgatgat ATCGAACCTTTAGGAAAACGCATAGAGAACATTGATTTGGATGATACTGATCAACTGTGGTCTGCTCTTACTGCAAGTGAGAGACAAGAGTTTGAAGCATTAGTGAAGAGTGGAGAAGCTAAAAAGTTATTGCCCTTGTGGAAACCATGGTGGACTTATACAGCTGAGAAAAAACTTATAGAAGATTTAAGTGAAAAATCTGAATGTGAGAAAGCTTATAAAAATGATTGTCCAAAAATTGTATGTGTTCCAGCGTTAAAGTCTACTTCT aaAGCTTCTCCATTTATCAGGTTTAACATTATTAATGCAGTGTATGCATATGCTTATACTGCTTTATACTTCAATAATGAGCATCATTCCACCCCATTAGATGCAGTTTATGTTTTTCTACGTACCTGTGATACTATGAGAATAAATAGAGTATATCAAGAGAGTTTATCTGCAATTGAAAATGTATTACTTGAAATCACAAAT AATCAAGAACTGTCCGGTGATCAAGATACTGTGTTGGCAACAAAAGAAGCTGGTGATGCTATATTAAGTGGCCCAGAAGAAGATAATAGATCTTTTTATCTGCTTGCTGCATTATCGGACCTTCATCAGTTAATGTCTGgagcgaaaaaagaaattttagcTGATAAATCAAAGTCTTCTATTcgcaaatttaaaaacaaatttcaatCTAACATTGATTTAGGGCCTACAGTAGTCACTAAAAAAAGTCTGGCATTAATAGTactaaaaatagaattttacatTGCTTGGTTAAAACTGCAAAGTCCAACATATGACATTACAGATggcaaaaaaatgtaa
- the LOC100677869 gene encoding zinc finger HIT domain-containing protein 2 isoform X1 — translation MEDKEDNQLCKLCNEKPRRYVCPKCNIEYCSLDCYKSTAHLDCSENFYKQCVEEMLKTQQCDPQMKQKTLDMLQRMHDNEQNDDDVLRHILDNEDEIEEFDEEVELDSDDDDIEPLGKRIENIDLDDTDQLWSALTASERQEFEALVKSGEAKKLLPLWKPWWTYTAEKKLIEDLSEKSECEKAYKNDCPKIVCVPALKSTSKASPFIRFNIINAVYAYAYTALYFNNEHHSTPLDAVYVFLRTCDTMRINRVYQESLSAIENVLLEITNNQELSGDQDTVLATKEAGDAILSGPEEDNRSFYLLAALSDLHQLMSGAKKEILADKSKSSIRKFKNKFQSNIDLGPTVVTKKSLALIVLKIEFYIAWLKLQSPTYDITDGKKM, via the exons ATGGAGGACAAGGAAGATAATCAGCTTTGTAAATT aTGCAACGAAAAACCACGTCGCTATGTTTGTCCAAAATGTAACATAGAATACTGCTCACTTGATTGTTATAAATCTACAGCTCACTTGGACTGTTCAGAAAACTTTTACAAACAATGCGTGGAGGAAATGTTGAAAACTCAACAATGTGACCCCCAAATGAAACAAAAGACCTTGGACATGCTCCAAAGGATGCACGATAATGAACAGAACGATGACGATGTATTGAGACATATTTTGGATAATGAAGATGAAATTGAAGAATTTGATGAAGAAGTTGAACTTGAttctgatgatgatgat ATCGAACCTTTAGGAAAACGCATAGAGAACATTGATTTGGATGATACTGATCAACTGTGGTCTGCTCTTACTGCAAGTGAGAGACAAGAGTTTGAAGCATTAGTGAAGAGTGGAGAAGCTAAAAAGTTATTGCCCTTGTGGAAACCATGGTGGACTTATACAGCTGAGAAAAAACTTATAGAAGATTTAAGTGAAAAATCTGAATGTGAGAAAGCTTATAAAAATGATTGTCCAAAAATTGTATGTGTTCCAGCGTTAAAGTCTACTTCT aaAGCTTCTCCATTTATCAGGTTTAACATTATTAATGCAGTGTATGCATATGCTTATACTGCTTTATACTTCAATAATGAGCATCATTCCACCCCATTAGATGCAGTTTATGTTTTTCTACGTACCTGTGATACTATGAGAATAAATAGAGTATATCAAGAGAGTTTATCTGCAATTGAAAATGTATTACTTGAAATCACAAAT AATCAAGAACTGTCCGGTGATCAAGATACTGTGTTGGCAACAAAAGAAGCTGGTGATGCTATATTAAGTGGCCCAGAAGAAGATAATAGATCTTTTTATCTGCTTGCTGCATTATCGGACCTTCATCAGTTAATGTCTGgagcgaaaaaagaaattttagcTGATAAATCAAAGTCTTCTATTcgcaaatttaaaaacaaatttcaatCTAACATTGATTTAGGGCCTACAGTAGTCACTAAAAAAAGTCTGGCATTAATAGTactaaaaatagaattttacatTGCTTGGTTAAAACTGCAAAGTCCAACATATGACATTACAGATggcaaaaaaatgtaa
- the LOC103315514 gene encoding protein ATP6V1FNB-like: MSKLRGGVCDARCQQFHQEIGKKEERLKNLWFVKNKQRLYENLDVKNFSQNAVIGKEAQQQQQKKKIVHPRSDSTDTVKQQKTLPSWRPPSKAADVDLMRPVKAAVRNILHVPKDESFAAKKKYLKERYKEKPEDRYYYPYCSSWMFGWRLKDYPPIPISEHGVRSVIQSSFYRRNASSIQRDPDWYRMCQTGDPKNFNEILTY; the protein is encoded by the exons ATGTCAAAATTGCGCGGAGGAGTTTGCGACGCACGTTGCCAGCAGTTTCACCAGGAAattggaaaaaaggaggaacGACTCAAGAATCTTTGGTTCGTCAAAAACAAGCAGCGCCTCTACGAGAATTTAGACGTGAAAAATTTCTCGCAGAATGCCGTCATCGGCAAAgaagcacagcagcagcaacagaagAAAAAGATCGTCCATCCGAGGAGCGATTCTACGGACACT GTTAAGCAGCAAAAGACACTTCCGTCATGGAGACCTCCGTCGAAGGCTGCGGATGTCGATTTGATGCGACCTGTTAAAGCAGCCGTTAGAAACATTTTGCATGTTCCCAAAGACGAGAGCTTCGCTGCGAAAAAGAAGTACTTGAAGGAGAG GTACAAGGAGAAGCCAGAGGACAGATACTACTACCCCTATTGTTCCAGCTGGATGTTCGGTTGGCGGCTCAAGGATTATCCGCCGATTCCGATTTCCGAACACGGGGTTCGCTCCGTCATTCAGTCGTCGTTTTACCGGCGCAACGCATCCAGTATCCAACGTGATCCGGACTGGTACAGGATGTGTCAGACTGGGGATCCTAAGAATTTCAATGAGATATTGACTTACTGA